One genomic window of Polynucleobacter sp. HIN11 includes the following:
- a CDS encoding PucC family protein: protein MKRLSEKLVQSWASLGPKFLPFADAATPDLPLSRLLRLSLFQVSVGMALVLLIGTLNRVMIVELGVPASLVAMMVSLPLVFAPFRALIGFRSDTHRSELGWRRVPYIWMGTLVQFGGLAIMPFALLVLSGGGQSANAPAWIGQASAALAFLLVGAGIHITQTVGLALATDLAPQESQPKVVGLMYVMLLLGMIVSAFVFAAVLEDFSPGRLIQVIQGCAITTMILNVIALWKQETRDRNRRFKNPDQPTFKQSWELFCRGDHAIRRLTAVGLGTMAFTMEDVLLEPYGGEILKLSVSSTTFLTATLAMGGLIGFGIASRVLSRGADPFRMASMGALLGLPAFVAVILAAPLASASLFSFGVFLIGFGGGLFVHGTLTATMNLAPPEQRGLALGAWGAVQATGAGIAMALGGVIRDLVNYFAMNSFFGADLANPSTGYIAVYAIEIALLIATIVAMAPLMKQRVMSQPLQTSSGGMSRSS from the coding sequence ATGAAACGCTTGAGCGAGAAATTAGTGCAATCCTGGGCCAGTCTTGGGCCTAAGTTTCTGCCATTTGCAGACGCCGCAACCCCCGATTTGCCCCTCTCGCGACTTCTGCGACTCTCCTTATTTCAAGTTTCAGTTGGCATGGCCTTGGTCTTATTGATTGGCACGCTTAATCGCGTGATGATCGTCGAGCTTGGGGTGCCAGCTTCCTTGGTCGCGATGATGGTTTCTTTGCCGCTCGTGTTTGCACCATTTCGAGCATTGATTGGTTTTCGCTCCGACACCCATCGCTCTGAGCTTGGTTGGCGACGCGTCCCATACATTTGGATGGGAACTTTAGTTCAGTTTGGCGGACTTGCCATCATGCCATTTGCCTTGCTGGTTCTATCTGGCGGTGGTCAGTCGGCCAATGCTCCAGCTTGGATTGGTCAGGCCTCTGCGGCATTGGCGTTTTTGCTGGTCGGCGCTGGCATTCACATTACTCAGACCGTTGGATTGGCACTCGCGACCGACTTAGCGCCACAAGAATCCCAGCCCAAAGTGGTTGGGCTCATGTATGTGATGTTGCTCCTTGGAATGATTGTGAGCGCATTTGTATTTGCAGCAGTCTTAGAGGATTTTTCACCGGGTCGCTTGATTCAGGTGATTCAAGGCTGCGCAATCACCACCATGATTTTGAATGTGATTGCCCTGTGGAAGCAGGAGACCCGCGATCGAAACCGACGCTTTAAGAATCCCGATCAGCCAACGTTTAAGCAATCCTGGGAACTCTTTTGTAGAGGTGATCATGCGATTCGTCGCTTAACCGCAGTTGGTTTGGGAACGATGGCATTCACCATGGAGGACGTTCTGTTAGAGCCCTATGGTGGCGAGATTCTAAAACTCAGTGTTAGTTCAACGACCTTCTTGACCGCAACCTTGGCAATGGGGGGCTTAATCGGATTTGGAATTGCATCGCGCGTGCTCAGTCGTGGAGCAGATCCATTTCGGATGGCGAGTATGGGCGCACTGCTTGGTTTACCCGCTTTTGTGGCGGTTATTCTTGCGGCACCTTTAGCCTCCGCATCATTATTTAGCTTTGGGGTCTTTTTGATCGGATTTGGAGGCGGCTTATTTGTTCACGGCACATTGACAGCCACCATGAATCTAGCGCCGCCGGAGCAGCGCGGATTGGCTTTGGGTGCCTGGGGTGCCGTGCAAGCCACGGGAGCGGGGATTGCAATGGCTCTGGGTGGTGTGATTCGTGATCTTGTCAATTACTTTGCAATGAACAGTTTCTTCGGAGCTGATCTAGCCAATCCAAGCACGGGATATATTGCTGTTTATGCCATTGAGATCGCGCTCTTAATAGCAACGATCGTTGCGATGGCCCCATTAATGAAGCAACGGGTAATGTCGCAACCCTTGCAAACGAGTTCAGGCGGTATGAGTCGTAGTTCTTAA
- a CDS encoding BaiN/RdsA family NAD(P)/FAD-dependent oxidoreductase — protein sequence MIWDAIIIGGGAAGLFCAGIAGQLGKKVLVLDHAPVLGEKIRISGGGRCNFTNLNSAPEHFLSLNPHFVKSPLARYSSKDFINLVRDYRIPFHEKHRGQLFCDDSAKDIIQMLLTECHKGGVTIQHPVSVTQIIKSQSNWTLETTDGIKKATHLIIATGGLPVPAIGASDFGLRIANQFEIPTTLVRPALVPLAFTSGEFSVFTSLAGISLEASVQAGQRNHGYGSYRFDEDLLITHKGLSGPAILQASSYWQEGEVIHINWLGKADFDAIFSEAHQKTVDAALAEVLPQRVAQLFAEQLKLTKRKWAEVSKKDRETLRTHLTSAQMKPASTLGWKKAEVMLGGVDTKALDGKTMMAKQHQNLYFIGECVDVTGHLGGHNFQWAWSSAFVCANALVD from the coding sequence TTGATTTGGGATGCCATCATTATCGGTGGCGGAGCTGCCGGACTCTTTTGCGCTGGAATTGCAGGTCAACTTGGAAAAAAGGTTTTAGTACTCGATCATGCTCCAGTATTGGGGGAGAAGATCCGCATTAGCGGGGGTGGGCGATGTAATTTCACAAATCTGAACTCAGCGCCCGAGCATTTTTTATCCCTCAATCCGCACTTTGTAAAAAGCCCCCTGGCCCGGTATTCATCAAAGGACTTCATTAATCTCGTACGTGATTACCGCATTCCGTTTCATGAGAAACATCGTGGCCAATTATTTTGTGACGACTCTGCAAAAGACATTATTCAGATGCTGCTGACTGAGTGTCACAAGGGTGGCGTCACGATTCAACACCCAGTATCCGTTACCCAAATCATCAAATCGCAATCGAACTGGACTTTGGAAACAACAGATGGAATCAAGAAAGCTACTCATCTAATCATTGCAACCGGAGGTTTACCGGTACCAGCGATTGGCGCGAGTGATTTTGGGTTGCGGATTGCCAATCAGTTTGAAATCCCAACCACGTTGGTACGCCCTGCATTAGTACCGCTCGCATTCACCTCTGGCGAGTTTTCGGTATTCACCAGCTTGGCTGGGATCAGCCTTGAAGCAAGCGTCCAGGCAGGACAGCGTAACCACGGTTATGGAAGCTATCGTTTTGATGAAGATCTTTTGATAACCCACAAAGGGCTCTCGGGACCTGCTATTTTGCAAGCCAGTAGCTATTGGCAAGAGGGTGAAGTGATCCATATCAATTGGCTAGGAAAAGCTGACTTTGATGCGATCTTTTCTGAGGCTCACCAGAAAACGGTCGATGCCGCCCTTGCAGAGGTATTGCCGCAACGCGTTGCGCAATTATTTGCCGAGCAACTCAAGCTCACCAAGCGCAAATGGGCGGAGGTATCCAAGAAAGATCGAGAAACTTTGCGAACCCATTTAACTAGTGCACAAATGAAGCCTGCCAGTACCCTGGGGTGGAAAAAAGCGGAGGTCATGTTGGGCGGGGTTGATACCAAAGCATTGGATGGTAAAACTATGATGGCTAAACAGCATCAGAATCTTTACTTTATTGGCGAGTGCGTGGATGTCACGGGTCATCTTGGAGGACATAATTTTCAGTGGGCTTGGTCATCTGCTTTTGTTTGTGCAAATGCACTGGTTGACTAG
- the tkt gene encoding transketolase, with protein sequence MSTTSLNRRELANAIRFLAIDAVEKSKSGHPGAPMGMADIAEVLWRDHLHHNPADPAWINRDRFVLSNGHGSMLIYALLHLTGYAVSIDDIQKFRQLHSITAGHPEVGITPGVETTTGPLGQGLANAVGMALAESLLAKRFNRPGHSIINHHTYTFLGDGCLMEGVSHEACSLAGVWGLNKLICFYDDNGISIDGHVDGWFRDDTAKRFEAYGWNVIGPIDGHDSNAISQAIQTAKNESKRPSLIICKTTIGWGAPNMAGTHDVHGAPLGEKEAQATRQALGWTHASFVIPASIKDAWSAIAAGKAKQAAWDAAFANYQREYPELAKELLRRVDEHFPEGWANTKSQLFTSMKAIEAPTASRKSSQQVLEVLVPALPELLGGSADLTGSNLTATKASITWHQKPDQVANYLSYGVREFGMSAIMNGIALHKGFIPYGGTFAVFSDYARNAIRMSALMHQRVIYVLTHDSIGLGEDGPTHQPIEHAASLRLIPNLDLWRPCDGFETAVAWTAAIERTDGPSALFLSRQNLPQLTQAITESQVLKGAYVLSDSPNPEAVLIATGSEVSLAMQAQALLRTKGKSVRVVSMPCTSAFDRQSREWQDAVLLKGVRRIAIEAGQGDLWWKYVGLDGAVVGINRFGESAPAPAVYQALGVTVDRIVELVLS encoded by the coding sequence ATGAGTACAACATCACTTAATCGTCGCGAACTGGCTAATGCCATTCGCTTTTTGGCCATCGATGCCGTTGAAAAATCGAAGTCAGGTCATCCGGGTGCGCCCATGGGCATGGCCGATATTGCCGAGGTCTTATGGCGCGATCATCTCCACCATAATCCTGCCGACCCAGCATGGATTAATCGGGATCGCTTCGTTCTTTCCAATGGCCACGGATCGATGTTGATCTATGCTTTATTGCATCTTACCGGCTATGCCGTCAGTATTGACGATATTCAGAAGTTCCGGCAGTTGCATAGCATCACGGCCGGTCACCCCGAAGTCGGTATTACTCCCGGTGTAGAAACCACCACCGGCCCACTTGGTCAGGGGCTTGCGAATGCGGTTGGCATGGCCTTAGCCGAATCGCTTCTTGCAAAGCGCTTTAATCGTCCTGGCCACTCCATCATTAATCACCACACCTATACCTTCTTGGGAGATGGTTGCCTAATGGAGGGCGTGAGTCATGAGGCCTGCTCCTTAGCAGGAGTGTGGGGCTTAAATAAACTCATTTGCTTTTATGACGACAACGGCATCTCAATTGACGGGCATGTCGACGGTTGGTTTCGAGACGATACTGCCAAGCGATTTGAGGCCTACGGTTGGAATGTGATTGGTCCTATTGATGGTCACGATAGCAATGCAATCTCACAAGCTATTCAGACAGCAAAGAATGAGTCTAAGCGCCCAAGCTTAATTATTTGTAAGACCACCATTGGTTGGGGAGCCCCGAATATGGCCGGCACCCATGATGTGCATGGCGCACCCTTGGGCGAGAAAGAAGCCCAAGCGACTCGCCAAGCATTGGGCTGGACCCACGCATCGTTTGTAATTCCGGCATCGATTAAAGATGCATGGAGCGCGATCGCGGCAGGTAAGGCCAAACAGGCTGCTTGGGATGCAGCCTTTGCTAACTATCAACGTGAGTACCCTGAGCTTGCCAAAGAGTTGTTGCGGCGCGTTGATGAACACTTCCCTGAGGGTTGGGCCAATACTAAGTCCCAACTCTTTACGAGCATGAAAGCAATTGAGGCACCGACAGCGAGTCGTAAGTCATCGCAACAGGTTTTGGAGGTTTTGGTCCCAGCGCTACCTGAGCTATTAGGTGGTTCTGCTGATCTCACCGGTTCCAACTTAACTGCTACAAAAGCCAGCATCACCTGGCATCAAAAGCCTGATCAAGTGGCGAACTATTTATCCTATGGAGTGCGCGAGTTTGGTATGAGCGCCATCATGAATGGTATTGCATTACATAAAGGCTTCATTCCTTATGGCGGCACCTTCGCGGTGTTCTCTGACTACGCTCGAAATGCCATACGTATGAGCGCCCTCATGCATCAGCGTGTCATTTATGTGCTCACGCACGACTCGATTGGTCTGGGTGAGGATGGACCAACCCACCAACCGATTGAACATGCGGCTAGCTTGCGATTGATCCCAAACCTCGATCTCTGGCGCCCTTGCGACGGATTTGAAACCGCCGTCGCTTGGACTGCAGCGATTGAGCGTACCGATGGACCCAGCGCACTCTTTTTATCTCGCCAAAATTTACCCCAGCTTACCCAGGCGATCACGGAATCCCAGGTATTAAAGGGTGCTTATGTCTTATCAGATTCTCCTAATCCTGAGGCAGTTCTGATCGCAACCGGCTCCGAGGTAAGTCTAGCGATGCAGGCCCAAGCGCTCTTACGCACCAAAGGTAAGTCGGTACGCGTGGTATCCATGCCATGCACATCAGCCTTTGATCGTCAGTCTCGAGAGTGGCAAGACGCGGTCTTGCTCAAGGGTGTTCGCCGGATTGCGATTGAAGCTGGGCAGGGCGATCTCTGGTGGAAGTATGTCGGTTTAGATGGCGCCGTCGTTGGTATCAACCGGTTTGGGGAATCAGCACCTGCACCAGCAGTTTATCAAGCCCTAGGTGTTACCGTTGACCGTATTGTTGAACTTGTTTTGTCCTAG
- a CDS encoding class 1 fructose-bisphosphatase, whose protein sequence is MPAGRTTLSEYLSQQSAQHPSLHPDLGSLVLEIAKAVQEIALLTSQGALAGILGSLESQNVQGETQKKLDVLSDEILIQTFRSGNLVAGIASEENDEPLSNPKGGSFLCLFDPLDGSSNIDVNVSVGTIFSVLTSSPNATLKVSDYLRTGRQQIAAGYAIYGPATMLVFSLGHGTHGFTFDAASGEFILTHPDIQVPEDTSEFAINASNERFWELPVSRYISECKQGKTSVRGRDFNMRWIASMVADVHRILMRGGVFMYPKDTKDPSKPGRLRLMYEANPMTFVVEQAGGLGSTGRQRILDVQPESIHQRIPVILGSKNEVERIEEYHREHDRA, encoded by the coding sequence ATGCCAGCAGGGAGAACCACGCTTTCAGAGTATTTAAGCCAGCAATCGGCTCAGCACCCATCGCTCCACCCTGATCTTGGTTCGCTTGTATTAGAAATTGCCAAAGCTGTTCAAGAAATTGCTTTATTAACCTCCCAGGGGGCGCTTGCTGGAATCCTGGGCAGTTTGGAAAGTCAAAATGTTCAGGGTGAAACCCAAAAGAAACTAGATGTTCTCTCCGATGAGATTTTGATTCAGACCTTTCGATCTGGCAATCTCGTCGCAGGAATTGCATCCGAAGAGAACGATGAGCCACTGAGTAATCCCAAGGGTGGATCCTTCCTATGTTTATTTGACCCACTCGATGGCTCATCCAATATTGACGTCAACGTCTCAGTCGGAACCATCTTCTCAGTACTAACCTCAAGCCCGAACGCTACGCTTAAGGTGAGCGATTACCTGCGAACGGGTCGCCAGCAGATTGCAGCAGGGTATGCAATTTATGGACCCGCAACCATGTTGGTCTTTAGTTTGGGACACGGTACACATGGCTTTACTTTTGATGCAGCATCTGGCGAATTCATACTGACACATCCAGATATTCAAGTTCCTGAGGACACGAGCGAATTTGCCATAAACGCCAGTAATGAGCGCTTCTGGGAACTGCCTGTCAGTCGCTATATCAGCGAATGTAAGCAAGGTAAAACTAGCGTGCGAGGGCGTGACTTTAATATGCGTTGGATTGCGAGTATGGTGGCGGATGTTCACCGAATCTTGATGCGCGGTGGAGTCTTTATGTATCCCAAAGATACAAAGGATCCAAGTAAACCAGGGCGCTTGCGTCTGATGTACGAAGCCAATCCGATGACATTTGTGGTGGAGCAGGCCGGCGGCTTAGGTTCCACCGGACGTCAACGTATCTTGGATGTTCAACCGGAGAGTATTCATCAACGAATCCCCGTGATTTTGGGATCTAAAAATGAAGTAGAGCGTATCGAGGAATACCACCGCGAACATGATCGTGCGTAA
- the gap gene encoding type I glyceraldehyde-3-phosphate dehydrogenase — protein MTIRVAINGYGRIGRMVLRALYEEAMLQNKKRDIQIVAINAMGDIDINAHLTQYDSAHGRFPGTVSVDGDYMVVNGDWIRMYSTRNPLETPWGKEGVDLVLECSGKFTSKEKAMVHIQQGAKKVLISAPGEKDVDATIVYGVNEKVLKPTDVVVSNASCTTNCLAPLVKPLLEKIGIESGLMTTIHAFTNDQVLTDVYHKDKRRARSAVSSMIPTKTGAAKAVGLVLPELAGRFDGFAMRVPTINVSVVDLTFIAKRPTSVDEVHQILKAASEHELKGILGFNTLPLVSIDFNHDPRPSIYDASQTRVSSDGKLVKVLAWYDNEWGYSVQMLNAAEALMAV, from the coding sequence ATGACGATCCGAGTTGCAATTAATGGATATGGCCGGATTGGCCGGATGGTATTGCGCGCTCTCTACGAAGAGGCGATGTTGCAGAATAAAAAACGCGATATCCAAATCGTCGCCATTAATGCGATGGGCGATATTGATATCAACGCGCATCTCACCCAATATGACTCCGCCCACGGTCGTTTTCCCGGTACGGTTAGTGTGGACGGCGATTACATGGTGGTCAATGGCGATTGGATTCGGATGTACTCGACCCGAAATCCCCTCGAAACCCCATGGGGTAAAGAGGGCGTTGATTTGGTACTCGAGTGCTCTGGTAAGTTCACCTCCAAAGAAAAAGCCATGGTTCATATTCAGCAGGGTGCCAAGAAAGTATTGATTTCTGCCCCCGGTGAGAAGGATGTGGATGCCACGATTGTGTATGGCGTTAATGAGAAGGTCTTAAAACCCACTGATGTGGTGGTCTCCAATGCGAGCTGCACCACCAATTGCTTGGCGCCACTGGTCAAGCCCTTACTTGAGAAGATTGGAATTGAATCTGGCCTCATGACGACGATTCATGCGTTTACCAACGATCAAGTGCTCACTGATGTCTATCACAAGGATAAGCGTCGAGCGCGTTCAGCCGTGAGCAGCATGATCCCTACTAAAACTGGTGCTGCAAAAGCAGTTGGTTTGGTGCTACCAGAGCTTGCTGGCCGCTTTGATGGTTTTGCGATGCGCGTACCTACCATCAATGTCTCGGTCGTTGACCTCACCTTTATTGCCAAGCGTCCTACCTCGGTGGATGAAGTTCATCAAATACTGAAGGCGGCTAGTGAGCATGAGCTCAAAGGCATTTTGGGCTTTAATACCTTGCCTTTGGTATCCATCGACTTTAATCACGATCCACGACCCAGTATTTATGATGCTTCACAAACTCGCGTCTCGAGCGATGGCAAGTTAGTCAAGGTCCTGGCGTGGTACGACAACGAATGGGGCTACTCCGTGCAAATGCTCAATGCAGCAGAAGCGCTGATGGCGGTATAA
- a CDS encoding VOC family protein: MDLLIDRVDHLVLTVTDIEKTTQFYEKALGFEREFFKGPEGQPRYALLFGQYKINLQDKNTETPTKAKVPTIGAGDFCLISKVPLDDFIVHLQKVGVTIDTGPVQRRGALGPIRSVYFRDPDGNLVEVAEYI, from the coding sequence ATGGACTTACTAATTGATCGCGTTGATCACCTTGTATTGACGGTGACTGATATTGAGAAAACCACTCAGTTTTATGAAAAGGCACTCGGTTTTGAGCGAGAATTTTTTAAGGGACCCGAAGGACAGCCACGGTATGCCTTGTTATTTGGGCAATACAAGATCAATCTGCAAGATAAAAATACCGAGACCCCGACCAAAGCAAAAGTACCAACCATTGGGGCAGGTGATTTTTGCTTGATCTCTAAGGTGCCACTCGATGACTTCATTGTTCACCTTCAAAAGGTTGGTGTAACTATTGATACCGGTCCGGTACAGCGTCGGGGTGCTTTGGGGCCGATTCGTTCGGTCTATTTCAGGGATCCTGATGGAAACCTGGTTGAAGTGGCCGAATACATTTAA
- a CDS encoding light-harvesting protein, translated as MIYGKMWCVVKPSVGIPLFLGACAVGSFAVHTMILNNTTWVKAFLNGNADKVASTSASAAAAPAAPAVKK; from the coding sequence ATGATTTACGGAAAAATGTGGTGTGTCGTAAAACCATCCGTCGGGATCCCATTATTCTTGGGTGCCTGCGCAGTTGGTTCATTTGCTGTTCATACAATGATCCTCAACAATACAACGTGGGTTAAAGCATTTTTGAATGGTAATGCTGATAAAGTAGCTAGCACTTCGGCATCGGCAGCAGCAGCACCTGCAGCACCTGCAGTGAAGAAGTAA
- the fba gene encoding class II fructose-bisphosphate aldolase (catalyzes the reversible aldol condensation of dihydroxyacetonephosphate and glyceraldehyde 3-phosphate in the Calvin cycle, glycolysis, and/or gluconeogenesis): MALISLRQLLDHAAEHHYGLPAFNVNNMEQIHAIMQAADQVDSPVILQASAGARKYAGEPFLRMLVLAAVEQYPHIPICMHQDHGASPAVCQASIRSGFSSVMMDGSLKEDAKTPADFAYNVDVTRRVVDMAHAVGVSVEGELGCLGSLETGQAGDEDGSGAEGVLDHSQLLTDPDEAAEFVAKTQVDALAIAIGTSHGAYKFTRPPTGDILAIDRIKAINQRIPNTHLVMHGSSSVPQEWLAIIREHGGTIKETYGVPVEEIVEGIKHGVRKINIDTDIRLAMTGAIRKFFSEHPEEFDPRAFLKVATAAAKGICEARFQSFGCAGQASKIKVIPLEKMAARYAKGELKAVVQ; encoded by the coding sequence ATGGCATTAATTTCATTAAGACAGCTTTTAGATCACGCCGCTGAGCATCATTACGGACTGCCAGCATTCAATGTCAACAACATGGAGCAGATCCATGCCATCATGCAGGCCGCCGATCAGGTCGATAGCCCCGTCATTTTGCAGGCCTCAGCAGGTGCGCGTAAATATGCTGGTGAGCCATTCCTTCGGATGTTAGTGCTCGCAGCGGTTGAGCAGTACCCTCATATTCCAATTTGCATGCATCAGGATCACGGCGCCTCACCGGCAGTCTGCCAAGCATCGATTCGTAGTGGCTTTTCTAGTGTGATGATGGATGGCTCACTAAAAGAAGATGCCAAGACCCCGGCTGACTTTGCCTACAACGTGGATGTCACCCGTCGGGTTGTGGATATGGCGCATGCGGTTGGTGTCTCGGTGGAAGGCGAGTTAGGTTGCTTAGGTTCCTTAGAAACCGGACAAGCCGGCGATGAGGATGGTAGCGGTGCAGAGGGCGTACTTGATCATTCTCAGCTACTCACAGATCCAGACGAGGCAGCCGAGTTTGTTGCCAAGACGCAAGTGGATGCCCTAGCCATTGCGATTGGAACAAGTCATGGTGCATATAAGTTCACCAGACCACCAACTGGTGATATTTTGGCAATCGACCGCATTAAGGCCATCAATCAGCGGATTCCGAATACGCATTTAGTGATGCATGGATCATCGAGTGTGCCGCAAGAGTGGTTAGCAATTATTCGTGAACATGGCGGCACTATTAAGGAGACCTACGGTGTGCCAGTAGAAGAAATCGTTGAAGGAATTAAGCACGGCGTGCGCAAAATTAATATCGATACCGATATTCGTTTGGCCATGACCGGAGCAATCCGGAAGTTTTTCTCGGAACACCCAGAAGAATTTGATCCTCGCGCTTTTCTCAAGGTTGCTACAGCAGCCGCCAAGGGAATTTGCGAGGCGCGCTTCCAATCCTTTGGATGCGCTGGGCAAGCGAGCAAGATTAAAGTGATTCCCTTGGAGAAGATGGCAGCGCGCTACGCCAAGGGAGAGTTAAAAGCCGTTGTGCAGTAA
- a CDS encoding tetratricopeptide repeat protein, producing MSIKRFAISAFSIFSIMFALGAFAADTGPSESAPSWQADAQKEIKASKYDAAIKILLAANQPNSADWNNLLGYAQRKKTPPDLTAAERYYQAALKIDPKHRGALEYYGELFLMKNDLAGAEQMLARLNKACFLPCEEYRELKDEIAKYKAQKGIK from the coding sequence ATGTCGATCAAACGGTTTGCGATTAGTGCCTTCTCAATTTTCTCGATCATGTTTGCATTGGGAGCGTTCGCTGCCGATACTGGACCAAGTGAGTCAGCCCCTTCTTGGCAAGCGGATGCCCAAAAAGAGATTAAGGCGAGTAAATACGATGCTGCTATCAAAATACTGCTGGCAGCCAATCAGCCCAACTCAGCAGATTGGAATAACTTACTCGGTTATGCACAACGCAAAAAGACTCCGCCTGACTTAACTGCGGCTGAGCGCTATTATCAGGCCGCCCTCAAAATTGATCCAAAACATCGTGGCGCCTTGGAGTATTACGGGGAGTTATTTTTAATGAAAAATGATCTAGCCGGAGCCGAACAGATGCTTGCTCGACTCAATAAGGCCTGCTTCTTGCCATGCGAGGAGTATCGCGAGCTAAAAGATGAAATTGCAAAGTACAAGGCCCAAAAAGGCATAAAGTAG
- the pufB gene encoding light-harvesting antenna LH1, beta subunit translates to MSDPNKVWPTGLTEAESEELHRNLIQGTQFFGMIAALAHLLAYIYSPWLK, encoded by the coding sequence ATGTCAGACCCAAATAAGGTATGGCCCACCGGCTTAACGGAGGCTGAATCTGAAGAGTTACACCGTAATCTGATTCAAGGCACGCAGTTCTTTGGCATGATCGCAGCTCTTGCCCATTTGCTTGCGTACATTTATTCGCCTTGGCTGAAATAA